Sequence from the Maribacter algicola genome:
CGCTTGATCAGATAGGGTAGGGGAACCGTAGGTTTTACGCCCCAAAGCGATGCCCGATTTTACCAAGGGATGATCCTTGTCAATGGACGAAGAGTTGAGTCGCAACGAACGTTCCTTCAATTCACACGGGGCTTCACGCTTCAACAAATCGGCGATTTCCTGATTGGTATACTTATCATTTACCCGAACGTCGACGACCAAATCTACCTGAGAAGGGACAACGTTATGTTGGCTCCCCGCGTTTACTTGTGTCACCGTCATTTTCACATCTCCCAAGACTTCCGATTTCCTGTCAAAAGAATAGTTTTTGAACCACTCCAATACTTCTATCGTATTATAAATGGCATTGTTATCGTTGGGGTGCGCCGCATGTGAAGGAGTTCCCCTTACCACGGCATCAAATACCACAAGACCTTTTTCCGCAATGGCCAGCTGCATGAGCGTAGGTTCCCCAACTATGGCGACGTCTATTTTGGGCAGACTGGGCAAAAGTCCCCGTAAACTGTTTTTTCCGGCATTTTCCTCTTCGGCCGAAGCGACCATCAAAATATTATGGTTCAGGTTTTCGGCATGATAAAAATAGGCGAAGGTTGCCAACAGGGAAACCAAACATCCCCCTGCATCGTTACTTCCCAGCCCGTATAATTTACCATCCTCAATATGGGGCTGAAAGGGATCTTTTGTGTATGCTTGGTTAGGCTTTACCGTGTCGTGGTGTGAATTTAAAAGTAAGGTAGGTTTGGCATTGTCCCAATACTTGTTCTTTGCAAAAATGTTGTTGTGAATACGCTCAAATGGAATATCCAGGCCCTTGAACCAATTTTCCAAGGCAGCCGCCGTACCTTCTTCCTCTTTTGAAAAGGAGGGTATGGAAATCAATTCCTTTAGCAGTTCTAAGGCCTTTTCCGTAAGTGTTCGTTGGTTCATTTTATAAGGTTATGGTCGTAAATAGGTCGTTGTTTTGGTCCAACATGAACATATTTCCCAAACAGACCGATTTTACGTTATTATGTAATGCATGGAAACAATTTTCCAATTTGGGCAGCATCCCGTCCGCAATTATGCCTTCGTGTAAAAGCTCCTTGTATTTTTTTGAATCGATGTGCCTAACTACCGATGCTTCATCGGTCACGTCCATCAAAACCCCCGGTTTTTCAAAACAGTAATAGAGTGTTGTGTCGTATTTTTCTCCCAATCCAATGGCCAATTCAGAGGCGATAGTGTCCGCATTTGTATTTAAAAGCTGCCCATTGCCGTCATGGCTCATGGCACAAAACACCGGGGTTAGACCTAGTGAAATCAGATTGGAAATAGTTGTTGTATTCACACCATCAATATCTCCCACAAATCCAAAATCGATTTCTTTAACCGGTCTTTTGTGGGCCTGTATACTATCAGCATCGGCACCGCTCAGACCAATCGCATTACAATGCTTGGACTGTAATTTAGCGACAATATTTTTATTGGTAAGACCCGCATAGACCATGGTAATAATGTCCAAGGTTTCTGCATCGGTAATTCTGCGACCGTTTACCATTTTGGATGCTATGCCCAATTTGGAAGCCAATTGTGTAGCTAGTTTGCCACCGCCATGTACCAAGATTTTAGGACCTTCCATTTCGGAAAACAAATGGATGAATCGCTCCATTTCGGCCTCGTTCTCAATGACGTTTCCTCCAATTTTCACTACTGATAGTTTCTTCTTCATTTCATGAATTTAAAATACCCCCATCAATGGTCATGGCCGTTCCCGTTATCCAAGAAGCATCTTCAGAAACCAGGAACAACGCTAATTTTGCTATATCATCAGGCGTTCCCAATCGATTCATTAAAGTGGATCGAGCCGCAATCTCCACCGCATTCGCCGGATTGTCAAAGGCTTTTGCGGAATCCCACAGTAATGGTGTGTCCACGGGTCCCGGACACATGGCATTTACCCGTACATCAGGGCCATATTCCACCGCCATTTGTTTCATCAAGGCTATGGCACCTGCCTTGGAGGCGCAGTAAGCTGGATGATTTGGGAAACTTTTAAACGCGGCAATGGAAGCATTGATCAATATGTTCCCTTTTGATTTTTGCAATTGCGGGATGGCATATTTGCTAAGATAAAAAATGGCACCCATATTGGTGTCCATCGTTTTATGCCAATCTTCTAAAGTGAGGTCGATTACGTTCCCCAGTCCTAAAATTCCAGCGTTCAAGGCGACTATATCCAAGGCTCCAAAGTTTGATATTGCCGCCTGAACCAATCGTTCATTGTAACTTGGCTCACAAACGTCACCCTCCAAAAAAACGGCATTCCCAAGGTTCGACGCAAGTTGGGTGCCTTCACCTTTATTTCTACCGGATAAAATTAATTTGGCGCCTTCCCCTGAAAATTTTGTAGCAATTGCCCTTCCCATACCACTGGTGGCACCGGTAACGATACATACTTTATTGCTCAGTTTTGCTTCAATCAAGGTTATAGGTTTTCCAGAATTTTCTTTAAAACGATTTGTGCGGAATACGTCCTATTATTGGCCTGTTCAATGACCAAACTTTGGTCGCTGTCCAAAACTGCATCTTCTACCACCACATTTCTACGAACTGGCAAGCAGTGCATGAATTTTGCTGAACCCAATTTTTCTTTAGTCATCATCCAGTCGGGATCCTGATTTAATACCTTCCCATAATCGGTATAACTGCTCCAATTTTTCACATAGACAAAATCCGCATTTTCCAATGCCTTTCGTTGATCATATTGAATGGTCACATTCTTGGTAATCGCCTCGTTCAATTCATAGCCTTGCGGGTGGGTAATGATAAAATCGGCATCTTGCTTTTGCATCATATCTACAAAGGAATTGGCAACTGCATGCGGTAGCGCTTTTGGGTGGGGTGCCCACGACAGCACAACTTTTGGCCTTTCTTTGGTATTGTTCTCGTCCAAGGTAATGGCATCTGCCAAGGCCTGTAAGGGATGGCCCACGGAACTCTCCATATTTACAATGGGAATGCCAGCATATTTTCTAAATCCGTTCAAGACTACTTCGGCTTCGTCCTGCTCTTTGTCAGTCAAGGAAGGAAATGCCCGTATGGCCACAATGTCGCAATATTGCGAAACTACTTGCGCGGCCTCCTTTATATGTTCCGAAGTATTTTGGTTCATGACGGTACCATCTCCATATTCCAGGGCCCAACCCTCGCTGCCAAAATTCATCACCATGACTTCCATGCCTAAATTCATAGCCGCTTTTTGGGTGCTTAAGCGCGTTCTAAGGCTGTTATTAAAGAATAACAAGCAAATGGTCTTGTTGGCTCCCAGATGTTTGTCGGCCCTTGGTTGGGATTTCAATATCCGTGCTTCTTTGACCCATTCAGAAAGATCATCTATATCACTAATGGACAAGTAATTCTTCATATCTTAATTTTTGTAAAGTTCGATGAGCCTTCAATCGCATCCAAAATAAAATTATCCTTGAGACCGTTCACGATCCAAGTTTCAATGTGGGCTTTTTTCGCGATTTTAGCCGCTTGCAGCTTGGATTCCATGCCTCCCGTACCATGTGAGGATTTTTCCGCACTGATTTCCTTTTCCAGTTCGTCTATTTCATGGACTTCCAAAATGGTACTTGGAAGAGGATCATTGATGGTTTCCTTGACATAAATACCATCTGTATTGGTAGCTATGATGAGCAAATCTACTTTTAGAAGACTTGCGGTCAATGCGGCCAATTTATCATTGTCCCCAAATTTAATTTCGTCGGTCGCCACGGTATCGTTCTCGTTGATAATGGGAATAAAATTATTTTCCACCAAAACATTGATGGTGTTTCTTATGTTTTCTTTGGATTCAGGTTTTTCAAAGTCGGAATAAGAAAGTAAACATTGGGAGGTAAAAAGTCCCAACTCCCTAAAATTTTCTTGGAAAATCCGCATGAGGTGGGGCTGCCCAATAGCGGCCAAGGCCTGCTTAACGGTAATTTCCTGCCCATTATGCTCCAATTTCACGAATTGCTTGGCGGCCGCAATAGCACCTGAACTAACCAAAATAAATTCATAGTCATTCTTTAGCTTTGCAATTTGCCGGGCTATATCCTCGATCTTACCTCTGGAAATTTGGTCGGTTTCCTTGGTAAGGGTGTTGGATCCTATTTTT
This genomic interval carries:
- a CDS encoding SDR family NAD(P)-dependent oxidoreductase: MIEAKLSNKVCIVTGATSGMGRAIATKFSGEGAKLILSGRNKGEGTQLASNLGNAVFLEGDVCEPSYNERLVQAAISNFGALDIVALNAGILGLGNVIDLTLEDWHKTMDTNMGAIFYLSKYAIPQLQKSKGNILINASIAAFKSFPNHPAYCASKAGAIALMKQMAVEYGPDVRVNAMCPGPVDTPLLWDSAKAFDNPANAVEIAARSTLMNRLGTPDDIAKLALFLVSEDASWITGTAMTIDGGILNS
- a CDS encoding M20 family metallo-hydrolase — its product is MNQRTLTEKALELLKELISIPSFSKEEEGTAAALENWFKGLDIPFERIHNNIFAKNKYWDNAKPTLLLNSHHDTVKPNQAYTKDPFQPHIEDGKLYGLGSNDAGGCLVSLLATFAYFYHAENLNHNILMVASAEEENAGKNSLRGLLPSLPKIDVAIVGEPTLMQLAIAEKGLVVFDAVVRGTPSHAAHPNDNNAIYNTIEVLEWFKNYSFDRKSEVLGDVKMTVTQVNAGSQHNVVPSQVDLVVDVRVNDKYTNQEIADLLKREAPCELKERSLRLNSSSIDKDHPLVKSGIALGRKTYGSPTLSDQAALSCQSLKLGPGDSTRSHSADEFIYVSEIEEGIDLYIKILEGFIK
- a CDS encoding Rossmann-fold NAD(P)-binding domain-containing protein, producing the protein MKNYLSISDIDDLSEWVKEARILKSQPRADKHLGANKTICLLFFNNSLRTRLSTQKAAMNLGMEVMVMNFGSEGWALEYGDGTVMNQNTSEHIKEAAQVVSQYCDIVAIRAFPSLTDKEQDEAEVVLNGFRKYAGIPIVNMESSVGHPLQALADAITLDENNTKERPKVVLSWAPHPKALPHAVANSFVDMMQKQDADFIITHPQGYELNEAITKNVTIQYDQRKALENADFVYVKNWSSYTDYGKVLNQDPDWMMTKEKLGSAKFMHCLPVRRNVVVEDAVLDSDQSLVIEQANNRTYSAQIVLKKILENL
- the argB gene encoding acetylglutamate kinase; protein product: MKKKLSVVKIGGNVIENEAEMERFIHLFSEMEGPKILVHGGGKLATQLASKLGIASKMVNGRRITDAETLDIITMVYAGLTNKNIVAKLQSKHCNAIGLSGADADSIQAHKRPVKEIDFGFVGDIDGVNTTTISNLISLGLTPVFCAMSHDGNGQLLNTNADTIASELAIGLGEKYDTTLYYCFEKPGVLMDVTDEASVVRHIDSKKYKELLHEGIIADGMLPKLENCFHALHNNVKSVCLGNMFMLDQNNDLFTTITL
- the proB gene encoding glutamate 5-kinase yields the protein MSKKRILLKIGSNTLTKETDQISRGKIEDIARQIAKLKNDYEFILVSSGAIAAAKQFVKLEHNGQEITVKQALAAIGQPHLMRIFQENFRELGLFTSQCLLSYSDFEKPESKENIRNTINVLVENNFIPIINENDTVATDEIKFGDNDKLAALTASLLKVDLLIIATNTDGIYVKETINDPLPSTILEVHEIDELEKEISAEKSSHGTGGMESKLQAAKIAKKAHIETWIVNGLKDNFILDAIEGSSNFTKIKI